In a single window of the Limnochorda sp. L945t genome:
- the pcrA gene encoding DNA helicase PcrA, producing the protein MPFLQGLNEAQREAVQHVEGPLLVVAGPGSGKTRVLTYRVAYLIATGAAAPDEILAVTFTNKAAQQMVQRLRQLLGPGLSERAWVGTFHATCVQILRRDGPHVGVPHDFAIFDTPDQVQVMREALKALNIDPKRYDPRGVLAACSRWKNELIGPEQAAAEARSVYDRTVARAFERYQQLMREARALDFDDLLVETVRLLREHPAVLEKYQRRFRFILVDEYQDTNHAQYQLVRLLSQAHRNLMVVGDEMQSIYGWRGADIRNILSFERDYPGARVVRLEQNYRSTKTIVEAANRLIRHNTERLDKRLWTHNAAGAPITFCRAEDERGEATFVALQILRGVQEGKRSWDSFVLLYRTHAQSRTFEEAFLAHQIPYRIVAGLRFYERKEIKDILAYLRLIASPGDVVSLRRIVNVPRRGVGETTVERLVAWARQHGVEPGDGAALEAACEAGVFTRPVAQAMRAFAGQLVRWRALAGGTLGEHGLTGLVEQVIKESGYLDMLKQERTEEAQARIENLEELLSLATRWEQEHPEGGLDDFLAHVALMSDVDDYDESARVVTLMTLHSAKGLEFPVVFLVGMEEGILPHARSTFEASDLEEERRLCYVGVTRAKEKLYLTCARSRVMWGQLVANPVSRFVDEMPREAIEDVSETWSRERVEREALSLAQRAGAAARGAASIGPAPQATGRGAADGAGGPAPGWKPGDRVVHDSFGEGTVVAVDPSGRRDAILTVAFEGAGIKRLMASVAPIRRA; encoded by the coding sequence GTGCCGTTCCTGCAGGGCCTCAACGAGGCGCAGCGAGAGGCGGTGCAGCACGTCGAGGGACCGCTTCTGGTGGTGGCCGGCCCCGGCAGCGGCAAGACCCGGGTACTGACCTACCGCGTCGCGTACCTCATCGCCACCGGGGCGGCCGCGCCCGACGAGATCCTGGCGGTCACCTTCACCAACAAGGCGGCGCAGCAGATGGTCCAGCGCCTGCGCCAGCTCCTGGGGCCAGGCCTGTCCGAGAGGGCGTGGGTGGGGACGTTCCACGCGACCTGCGTGCAGATCCTGCGCCGTGACGGGCCGCACGTGGGAGTTCCCCACGACTTCGCCATCTTCGACACCCCCGACCAGGTGCAGGTCATGCGCGAGGCCCTCAAGGCCCTCAACATCGACCCCAAGCGCTACGACCCGCGCGGGGTGCTCGCCGCCTGCTCCCGGTGGAAAAACGAACTCATCGGGCCCGAGCAGGCCGCCGCCGAGGCCCGCTCGGTCTACGACCGGACGGTGGCGCGGGCGTTCGAGCGCTACCAGCAGCTCATGCGAGAGGCGAGGGCCCTCGATTTCGACGACCTGCTGGTGGAGACGGTGCGCCTGTTGCGGGAGCACCCGGCGGTGCTGGAGAAGTACCAGCGGCGCTTCCGCTTCATCCTGGTGGACGAGTACCAGGACACCAACCATGCCCAGTACCAGCTGGTGCGCCTCCTGTCGCAGGCCCACCGCAACCTCATGGTCGTGGGCGACGAGATGCAGTCCATCTACGGCTGGCGGGGGGCCGACATCCGCAACATCCTCTCCTTCGAACGGGACTACCCCGGGGCGCGGGTGGTGCGGCTCGAGCAAAACTATCGTTCGACGAAGACCATCGTGGAGGCGGCCAACCGGCTCATCCGCCACAACACGGAGCGCCTCGACAAGCGCCTGTGGACGCACAACGCCGCCGGCGCCCCCATCACCTTCTGCCGGGCCGAGGACGAGCGGGGCGAGGCGACCTTCGTGGCCCTTCAGATCCTGCGCGGCGTGCAGGAGGGCAAGCGCTCGTGGGACAGCTTCGTGCTGCTCTACCGCACGCACGCGCAGTCCCGGACGTTCGAGGAGGCGTTTCTGGCCCACCAGATCCCGTACCGCATCGTGGCGGGCCTTCGCTTTTACGAACGCAAGGAGATCAAGGACATCCTCGCCTACTTGCGCCTAATCGCGTCGCCGGGCGACGTGGTGAGCCTGCGGCGGATCGTCAACGTGCCGCGGCGGGGCGTGGGAGAGACCACCGTCGAACGCCTGGTGGCGTGGGCCCGGCAACACGGCGTGGAGCCGGGCGATGGGGCCGCGCTGGAGGCGGCGTGCGAGGCGGGCGTGTTTACGCGGCCCGTGGCTCAGGCGATGCGGGCCTTCGCCGGGCAACTCGTGCGGTGGCGGGCGCTGGCGGGCGGGACGCTCGGGGAGCACGGCCTCACCGGGCTCGTCGAGCAGGTGATCAAGGAGTCCGGGTACCTCGACATGCTCAAGCAGGAGCGGACCGAAGAGGCTCAGGCCCGCATCGAAAACCTCGAGGAGTTGTTGTCGCTTGCGACGCGCTGGGAGCAGGAGCATCCCGAGGGCGGGCTCGACGACTTCCTGGCGCACGTGGCACTCATGTCCGACGTCGACGACTACGACGAGAGCGCCCGGGTGGTCACGCTCATGACGCTCCACTCGGCCAAAGGGCTGGAGTTTCCGGTGGTCTTCCTGGTGGGGATGGAGGAGGGGATCCTGCCGCACGCCCGCAGCACCTTCGAGGCGTCGGACCTGGAGGAGGAGCGCCGGCTGTGCTACGTCGGCGTGACCCGGGCCAAGGAGAAGCTCTACCTCACGTGCGCCCGCAGCCGGGTGATGTGGGGGCAGCTGGTCGCCAACCCCGTGTCGCGCTTCGTCGACGAGATGCCCCGGGAGGCCATCGAGGACGTGAGCGAGACGTGGTCGCGCGAGCGGGTGGAGCGAGAGGCGCTCAGCCTGGCGCAGCGCGCCGGGGCGGCAGCCCGGGGTGCGGCGAGCATAGGGCCTGCCCCGCAGGCCACAGGGCGGGGGGCTGCCGATGGAGCGGGCGGCCCGGCGCCCGGCTGGAAGCCGGGCGATCGGGTCGTGCACGACAGCTTCGGGGAGGGCACGGTGGTGGCGGTCGACCCGTCGGGGCGGCGCGACGCCATCCTGACCGTGGCCTTCGAGGGCGCCGGCATCAAGCGCCTGATGGCTTCGGTGGCTCCGATCCGCCGGGCGTAG
- the hisI gene encoding phosphoribosyl-AMP cyclohydrolase, whose amino-acid sequence MHAMRRLASLDDVRFGPDGLVPAVAVDEATGQVLMLAYMNRSALEATLRTGRATYFSRSRQSLWVKGETSGNRQDVRDVLLDCDGDAVLLVVEQHGQGACHLGEWSCFHRTFPVAVEPLPTGPAAAPEGGGVPTAAVLDALRSVIRQRHQDPQPGSYTASLLERGIDAPLKKLAEEAGEVILAAKDVDRLRSGGAGTQTAGGPEEARTARPGELARAYDALAWEAADLLYHLLVTLEAAGLPSEAVWRELARRRQKGGSH is encoded by the coding sequence ATGCACGCGATGCGCCGCCTGGCCAGCCTCGACGACGTGCGTTTCGGCCCGGACGGGCTGGTGCCCGCCGTGGCCGTGGACGAGGCGACGGGCCAGGTGCTCATGCTGGCCTACATGAACCGTAGCGCGCTCGAGGCGACCCTGCGCACCGGGCGCGCCACCTACTTCAGCCGCAGCCGCCAGAGCCTGTGGGTCAAGGGCGAGACGTCCGGCAACCGCCAGGACGTTCGGGACGTGCTGCTCGACTGCGACGGCGACGCCGTGCTGCTCGTGGTGGAACAGCACGGCCAGGGTGCCTGCCACCTGGGGGAGTGGAGCTGCTTTCACCGCACGTTCCCGGTTGCGGTCGAACCCCTCCCTACCGGCCCGGCTGCCGCACCGGAAGGCGGCGGGGTACCCACGGCCGCGGTCCTGGACGCCCTCCGCTCGGTCATCCGGCAGCGCCACCAAGATCCGCAGCCGGGCTCCTACACGGCTTCGCTTCTCGAGCGAGGGATCGACGCCCCGCTGAAGAAGCTCGCGGAGGAGGCCGGCGAGGTCATCCTGGCCGCCAAGGACGTGGACCGCCTCCGAAGCGGCGGCGCCGGGACCCAAACGGCCGGCGGCCCCGAGGAGGCGCGAACGGCGCGTCCCGGCGAGCTGGCCAGGGCGTACGACGCGCTCGCCTGGGAGGCGGCCGACCTGCTGTATCACCTGCTGGTGACCCTCGAGGCGGCGGGGCTGCCCTCGGAGGCGGTCTGGCGCGAACTGGCCCGCCGGCGCCAGAAAGGCGGATCGCACTGA
- the hisF gene encoding imidazole glycerol phosphate synthase subunit HisF, which translates to MLACRIIPCLDVDHGRVVKGVQFRQLQDAGDPAELARLYEQEGADEVVFLDISASAEGRRTLVEAVRRTAEQLFIPLTVGGGVRTEQDVRELLLAGADKVSVNSAAVADPQLVTRLADRFGAQCVVVAIDARRTGTGAWEVYTHGGRRPAGLDAVAWAEEAVRRGAGELLVTSMDRDGTRSGYDWELLQAITRRVDVPVIASGGAGSLDHLREAVVLGGADAVLAASIFHYGQHSIREVKAYLSAHGVPVRP; encoded by the coding sequence GTGCTGGCCTGCCGCATCATTCCGTGTCTTGACGTGGATCACGGCCGGGTCGTGAAGGGCGTGCAGTTCCGGCAGCTCCAGGACGCCGGTGATCCGGCCGAGCTGGCGCGCCTTTACGAACAGGAGGGCGCCGACGAGGTCGTCTTCCTCGACATCTCGGCCTCCGCGGAGGGGCGCCGCACGCTCGTGGAGGCGGTGCGCCGTACGGCCGAGCAGCTGTTCATTCCTCTCACCGTGGGCGGTGGGGTGCGCACGGAACAGGACGTGCGGGAGTTGCTGCTGGCCGGTGCCGACAAGGTGTCGGTCAACAGCGCGGCCGTGGCCGACCCGCAGCTGGTCACCCGCCTGGCCGACCGCTTCGGGGCGCAGTGCGTGGTCGTCGCCATCGACGCTCGCCGCACCGGCACCGGCGCCTGGGAGGTCTACACCCACGGGGGCCGGCGCCCCGCGGGCCTCGACGCCGTGGCGTGGGCCGAGGAGGCGGTTAGGCGGGGGGCCGGAGAGCTCCTGGTGACCAGCATGGACCGGGACGGCACCCGTTCGGGCTACGACTGGGAACTGCTGCAGGCCATCACCCGGCGGGTAGACGTGCCCGTCATCGCATCGGGTGGCGCCGGCTCGCTCGATCACCTGCGGGAAGCGGTCGTGCTGGGGGGCGCCGACGCCGTGCTGGCGGCCTCCATTTTCCACTACGGGCAACACTCCATCCGGGAGGTCAAAGCGTACCTCTCGGCCCACGGCGTGCCCGTGCGGCCATGA
- a CDS encoding 1-(5-phosphoribosyl)-5-[(5-phosphoribosylamino)methylideneamino]imidazole-4-carboxamide isomerase → MNDEPFWVVPAIDLMGGHVVRLRAGQFDQVTRYPLEPTEWARRLVQEGASRLHVVDLDGARSGHPVHLEVLRRIASAAGVPVHFGGGLRSLDAVERALAAGASCVMLGTAALRHPEMLQEACRRFGSERVWAAVDVRGGRVTVAGWQEPSHEAPEAVAERLARLGVRWALVTDVAADGTMRGHDPSAALAVAGAGLQVLAAGGIGSPHDVERLAALPALRGAVVGRALYEGALAVREAVDAAARGVKRRSAGLPHHSVS, encoded by the coding sequence ATGAACGACGAGCCTTTCTGGGTCGTGCCGGCCATCGACCTGATGGGCGGGCACGTGGTGCGCCTGCGGGCCGGGCAGTTCGACCAGGTGACCCGGTACCCCCTGGAGCCCACGGAGTGGGCACGCCGGCTGGTGCAGGAGGGGGCGAGCCGGCTGCACGTGGTGGACCTGGACGGAGCCCGGAGCGGCCACCCGGTCCATCTCGAGGTGCTGCGGCGGATCGCCTCGGCCGCGGGGGTGCCGGTCCACTTCGGCGGGGGCCTGCGCTCTCTCGATGCCGTCGAACGGGCGCTCGCAGCCGGCGCGTCTTGCGTGATGCTGGGCACGGCGGCGCTGCGCCACCCCGAGATGCTGCAGGAGGCGTGCCGGCGGTTCGGGAGCGAGCGGGTCTGGGCGGCGGTAGACGTGCGGGGCGGGCGGGTGACGGTGGCCGGATGGCAGGAGCCGTCGCACGAGGCTCCTGAGGCGGTCGCAGAGCGATTGGCCCGCCTGGGCGTGCGGTGGGCTCTGGTCACGGACGTCGCGGCCGACGGCACGATGCGGGGCCACGACCCCTCGGCCGCACTGGCGGTAGCCGGCGCCGGGCTGCAGGTGCTGGCAGCCGGCGGCATCGGTTCCCCCCACGACGTGGAGCGCCTCGCCGCGCTGCCCGCTTTACGGGGCGCGGTGGTCGGGCGGGCGCTTTACGAAGGGGCGCTCGCCGTCCGGGAGGCCGTGGATGCAGCCGCCCGGGGGGTGAAACGGCGCAGTGCTGGCCTGCCGCATCATTCCGTGTCTTGA
- the hisH gene encoding imidazole glycerol phosphate synthase subunit HisH codes for MNELRPDRAVAPLDVPGRIGLVDYGMGNLASVERALVAVARRAEVVRVTAAAALDEVQAVVLPGVGAFEAAMRSLRELGLDRGLRAYLDAGRPLLGICLGYQILFEAGEESAREAGGARDWVPGLGYFPGVVRRFPPGVTVPHMGWNRLELTGTACPLFRPGDAPPYVYFAHSYYPAPQQAGVVTAWCRVGAVRFAAAAWRGRAGGVQFHPEKSGATGLSLLRRFVGWALGAGAEGDEARGATVA; via the coding sequence ATGAACGAGCTCCGGCCGGATCGGGCGGTGGCGCCGCTGGACGTGCCCGGGCGGATCGGCCTGGTCGATTACGGGATGGGCAACCTGGCGTCGGTGGAACGGGCGCTCGTGGCCGTGGCCCGGCGGGCCGAGGTGGTGCGGGTCACGGCCGCCGCCGCACTCGACGAGGTGCAGGCCGTGGTGTTGCCGGGCGTCGGCGCCTTCGAGGCGGCGATGCGCAGCCTCCGGGAGCTCGGCCTGGATCGAGGGCTTCGGGCTTACCTCGACGCGGGGCGGCCGCTTCTGGGCATTTGCCTGGGGTATCAGATCCTGTTCGAGGCCGGCGAGGAGAGCGCACGAGAGGCGGGCGGCGCGCGGGATTGGGTGCCGGGGCTCGGCTACTTCCCCGGAGTGGTGCGCCGCTTCCCCCCGGGCGTCACTGTGCCCCACATGGGGTGGAACCGCCTGGAGCTCACGGGGACGGCCTGCCCCCTGTTCCGACCGGGCGACGCCCCGCCCTACGTCTACTTCGCGCACTCCTACTACCCTGCCCCACAGCAAGCCGGCGTGGTCACCGCCTGGTGCCGGGTGGGGGCCGTGCGGTTCGCCGCGGCGGCGTGGCGGGGCCGCGCAGGCGGGGTGCAGTTCCACCCGGAGAAGAGCGGCGCGACGGGGCTGTCGTTGCTGAGGCGGTTCGTGGGGTGGGCGCTCGGTGCCGGGGCGGAGGGCGACGAGGCCCGCGGGGCCACGGTGGCATGA
- the hisB gene encoding imidazoleglycerol-phosphate dehydratase HisB: MNGVRQAEVERSTAETRIRVQLHLDGSGTSRVRTGIGFFDHMLASFAHHSLFDLTVEATGDLQVDGHHTVEDTGLVLGDALRRALGDWRGIVRFGDAAVPMDEALVLAAVDLSGRPLLSWEVPTLDAPGARLGEWDVQLAREFFGALASAGRFTLHVRELSGRNLHHVAEATFKSVARALREAVAVDPRRPSAIPSTKETLQA, encoded by the coding sequence ATGAACGGAGTCCGCCAGGCCGAGGTCGAGCGGAGCACGGCCGAGACCCGGATCCGGGTGCAGCTGCACCTGGACGGCAGCGGCACTAGCCGGGTGCGGACGGGGATCGGCTTTTTCGATCACATGCTGGCGAGTTTCGCCCACCACTCCCTCTTCGACCTGACGGTCGAGGCGACGGGCGACTTGCAGGTGGACGGGCACCACACGGTGGAAGATACCGGTCTGGTGCTGGGGGACGCGCTGCGACGGGCTCTCGGCGACTGGCGGGGTATCGTCCGGTTCGGCGATGCGGCCGTGCCCATGGACGAGGCTCTGGTGCTGGCGGCGGTCGATTTGTCGGGCCGCCCCCTGCTTTCGTGGGAAGTTCCCACTCTCGACGCCCCCGGGGCCCGCCTCGGCGAGTGGGACGTGCAGCTGGCCCGGGAGTTCTTCGGCGCTCTCGCTTCCGCCGGCCGGTTCACGCTCCACGTGCGCGAGCTTTCCGGGCGCAACTTGCACCACGTGGCCGAGGCGACGTTCAAATCGGTGGCAAGGGCCCTCCGAGAGGCGGTCGCCGTCGACCCCCGGCGCCCGTCGGCGATCCCGTCGACCAAGGAGACGCTGCAGGCATGA
- the hisD gene encoding histidinol dehydrogenase: protein MTLLRRFVVERDGLEAILQAVRRPPMAEMEAPPRARTVLDRLFGPGTRPVEAVRRIVQSVREEGDTAVARWTRELDGVELSPERLWAGPEAMEAALQDPAVAPVVPALEAAAATITAFHRRQIAAPIFETTAPGVVVGWVPTPVQRAAIYVPAGTAPLLSTVLMGVIPARLAGVAEVVVATPPPAHPAILAAARVAGASRVLQVGGAQAIAALAYGTASIPRVDVIAGPGNLFVQLAKREVVGAVGIDGLAGPTEVLVLADASANPRWVAADLLAQAEHAPDAAAIVVSDAPALLDEIDRQLEVQLETLPRASVAAESLGRWGAAVACRRLDVEGLQLAEAIAPEHLQVVTADPLVLAGKVRRAGAVFLGSHTPEALGDYAAGSNHVLPTGGTARFASALGVHVFTRMTSWVHASPGGLEQLARAVRVLARAEGLEAHARSVEVRQSS, encoded by the coding sequence ATGACGCTGTTGCGGCGGTTCGTGGTCGAGCGAGACGGGTTGGAGGCCATTTTGCAGGCCGTCCGGCGGCCGCCGATGGCCGAGATGGAGGCGCCGCCGCGCGCCCGGACGGTGCTCGACCGGCTCTTCGGGCCGGGCACCCGGCCGGTGGAGGCCGTGCGCCGGATCGTGCAAAGCGTGCGCGAGGAGGGAGACACGGCCGTTGCCCGGTGGACCCGGGAGCTGGACGGGGTGGAGCTTTCCCCGGAGCGGCTGTGGGCGGGCCCCGAGGCGATGGAAGCGGCCCTGCAGGATCCGGCGGTCGCTCCGGTCGTGCCGGCGCTCGAGGCGGCGGCTGCGACCATCACGGCTTTCCACCGGCGCCAGATCGCCGCTCCCATCTTCGAAACGACCGCTCCGGGCGTCGTGGTGGGATGGGTGCCTACCCCTGTCCAGCGGGCGGCCATCTACGTTCCCGCAGGGACGGCCCCGCTGCTCTCCACCGTGTTGATGGGCGTCATCCCCGCCCGCCTGGCGGGGGTCGCCGAGGTGGTGGTGGCCACGCCGCCGCCGGCGCACCCGGCCATCCTGGCGGCCGCCCGGGTGGCAGGGGCGTCCCGGGTGCTGCAAGTAGGCGGGGCGCAGGCCATTGCAGCCCTGGCGTACGGGACGGCGTCGATCCCGAGGGTGGACGTGATCGCAGGCCCCGGCAACCTTTTCGTGCAGCTGGCCAAGCGCGAGGTGGTGGGGGCGGTGGGCATCGACGGCCTGGCCGGGCCGACGGAGGTGCTCGTCCTGGCCGACGCTTCGGCCAACCCCCGGTGGGTCGCCGCCGACCTGCTCGCACAGGCGGAGCATGCACCCGACGCGGCGGCCATCGTGGTCTCCGACGCGCCGGCGCTGTTGGACGAGATCGACCGGCAGCTCGAGGTGCAGCTCGAGACCCTTCCCCGGGCTTCCGTGGCCGCGGAGTCGCTGGGCCGCTGGGGGGCGGCGGTGGCCTGCCGGCGCCTCGACGTCGAGGGGCTGCAGCTGGCCGAGGCCATCGCTCCGGAGCACCTGCAGGTCGTCACGGCGGATCCTCTGGTGCTGGCCGGCAAGGTGCGCCGGGCCGGGGCGGTCTTCCTCGGGTCGCACACGCCCGAGGCCCTCGGCGACTACGCCGCCGGGAGCAACCACGTGCTGCCGACCGGCGGCACCGCCCGGTTTGCCTCCGCGCTCGGCGTCCACGTCTTCACCCGCATGACCTCGTGGGTGCACGCCTCACCGGGTGGCCTCGAGCAGCTCGCGCGGGCCGTGCGGGTCCTGGCCCGGGCCGAGGGCCTCGAGGCCCACGCCCGTTCGGTGGAGGTGCGCCAGTCGTCATGA
- the hisG gene encoding ATP phosphoribosyltransferase, with amino-acid sequence MTDASKQPLLTIALPKGRLTSEAVALLGQAGLDASAVLADSRGLVSVDHGARVQFLLAKPFDVPTFVEAGAADVGIVGKDVLLETDPGVVELLDLGIGLCRLQLALPARAGGDGTDGPDGALPRERGRPLRVATRYPRTAGHYFEAQGIPAQVIALHGSIELAPRVGLADAIVDLVQTGRTLAANGLVPVATLHTISARLIANPVRWKLKHDAVRRLLGELRAVVASQRVAAGRTA; translated from the coding sequence GTGACCGATGCTTCGAAGCAGCCGCTCTTGACCATCGCCCTCCCAAAGGGGCGCCTCACTTCGGAGGCGGTGGCCCTCCTGGGGCAGGCCGGCCTGGACGCCAGCGCGGTGCTCGCCGACTCGCGGGGGTTGGTGAGCGTGGACCACGGGGCACGGGTGCAGTTCTTGCTGGCGAAGCCCTTCGACGTACCGACCTTCGTGGAGGCGGGGGCCGCCGACGTCGGAATCGTGGGGAAGGACGTCCTCCTGGAGACGGATCCGGGCGTCGTCGAGCTCCTGGACCTGGGTATCGGCCTTTGCCGGCTGCAGCTGGCCCTACCCGCCCGAGCCGGGGGCGACGGGACGGACGGGCCAGACGGGGCGCTCCCCCGGGAGCGGGGCCGGCCGCTGAGGGTCGCGACGCGCTACCCGCGTACCGCTGGGCATTATTTCGAAGCCCAGGGGATCCCTGCGCAGGTCATCGCCCTCCACGGCTCCATCGAGCTTGCGCCCAGGGTCGGGCTGGCCGACGCCATCGTGGACCTGGTGCAGACAGGCCGTACCCTGGCGGCCAACGGCCTGGTGCCCGTGGCCACGCTCCATACGATCTCGGCCCGGCTCATCGCCAACCCGGTGCGATGGAAGCTGAAGCACGACGCCGTCCGCCGCCTGCTGGGCGAGCTCAGGGCCGTGGTCGCTTCTCAGCGGGTGGCGGCGGGGAGGACGGCATGA
- a CDS encoding RCKP-type rubredoxin-like domain-containing protein: MAVWVCAQCGYQKEARCKPRKCPECGGAALTKREPPAAAEVAAAASDGRKKRAATSSAGRARAKA, translated from the coding sequence GTGGCCGTGTGGGTCTGCGCACAGTGCGGCTATCAAAAGGAGGCGCGCTGCAAGCCGCGCAAGTGTCCGGAGTGCGGGGGAGCGGCGTTGACCAAACGAGAGCCGCCCGCTGCGGCGGAGGTGGCAGCGGCCGCTTCCGATGGGCGCAAAAAACGGGCGGCGACCTCCTCGGCCGGTCGCGCTCGGGCCAAGGCTTGA
- the hisZ gene encoding ATP phosphoribosyltransferase regulatory subunit: MNGQGLSLNPPPGTYDALPPQAQERRRLEARLRTLFELWGYEEVITPTFELYEVVAQAGGQPSGRQTYRFVDRDGQVMVLRPDWTAAVARLVAGRMRGAPLPIRLFYVGSVFRYDRRRPDDSREFGQAGVELMGAQGPVADAEVMALAWESCRQAGIPDPHVEVGHAGYVQALLEQLPVESAQAARRALVRRDLVAYEAALAGAGVPRPVARALEALVDARGGVEVVEAAYRACPAGEGQAALRSVLELFEHLRALGLEDHVAFDLGMVKDLDYYTGAIFEVYAPDGGASLATGGRYDTLLGRLGMPLAATGCAVSLDRVLNTLYALPGRRSRQRSGPQVWIVRGTRPQGPEQGPPSGAWKLAAVLRQSGISCALDPLARPLPESLQEARRAGVEWVAAPLPEGALGEKGEPALAAASLVDATDAGAGQVAWTAMDLDTFVQKVTRGGPA, translated from the coding sequence TTGAACGGCCAGGGTCTTTCGTTGAATCCTCCCCCCGGCACCTACGACGCCCTGCCCCCGCAGGCGCAGGAGCGCCGGCGACTGGAGGCCCGACTGCGAACGCTCTTCGAGCTGTGGGGCTACGAGGAGGTCATCACCCCGACGTTCGAACTCTACGAGGTGGTGGCGCAGGCCGGGGGCCAGCCTTCGGGGCGGCAGACTTACCGGTTCGTCGACCGGGACGGCCAGGTGATGGTGCTGCGGCCCGACTGGACGGCGGCGGTGGCGCGCCTCGTGGCGGGGCGGATGAGGGGGGCTCCCCTTCCGATCCGCCTGTTCTACGTCGGCAGCGTCTTCCGATACGACCGGCGCAGGCCCGACGACTCCCGGGAGTTCGGACAGGCCGGTGTGGAGCTCATGGGTGCGCAGGGGCCGGTGGCCGACGCGGAGGTCATGGCACTGGCGTGGGAGAGCTGCCGGCAGGCGGGCATTCCCGACCCCCACGTCGAGGTGGGGCACGCCGGGTACGTGCAGGCCTTGCTGGAGCAACTTCCGGTGGAGAGCGCACAGGCGGCCCGCCGGGCGCTCGTGCGGCGCGATCTGGTGGCATACGAGGCGGCGCTTGCCGGAGCGGGCGTGCCGCGGCCGGTTGCCCGGGCCCTGGAGGCGCTGGTCGACGCCCGGGGTGGCGTCGAGGTGGTCGAGGCGGCGTACCGGGCGTGCCCGGCCGGCGAAGGGCAGGCGGCGCTGCGGTCCGTCCTGGAACTGTTCGAGCACCTGAGGGCGTTGGGTCTGGAAGACCACGTGGCTTTCGACCTGGGGATGGTGAAGGACCTCGACTATTACACGGGTGCCATCTTCGAGGTCTACGCGCCGGACGGCGGCGCGTCGCTGGCCACGGGCGGCCGGTATGATACGCTGCTCGGGCGGCTGGGCATGCCCCTTGCCGCGACGGGATGCGCGGTGAGCCTGGACCGCGTCCTCAACACCCTGTATGCCCTGCCCGGCCGCCGCTCGAGGCAGCGCAGCGGCCCCCAGGTCTGGATCGTACGGGGGACCCGGCCGCAGGGTCCCGAGCAGGGCCCGCCGTCGGGTGCGTGGAAGCTGGCGGCCGTGTTGCGGCAATCGGGGATCTCGTGTGCGCTCGATCCGCTGGCGAGGCCGCTGCCGGAGAGCTTGCAGGAGGCGCGGCGAGCCGGGGTCGAGTGGGTGGCTGCTCCCCTGCCGGAGGGGGCTTTGGGCGAGAAGGGCGAGCCGGCGCTGGCGGCAGCCTCTCTCGTGGACGCTACCGATGCCGGCGCCGGGCAGGTTGCGTGGACGGCCATGGACCTCGACACCTTCGTCCAAAAGGTGACCCGGGGCGGCCCGGCGTAG
- a CDS encoding carbohydrate ABC transporter permease, which yields MKRRDDFVRYAVQVALVAGAVLVAVPFLWMLVTSLKEPDQVFTQPIHWVPHPVRWRNYVEAWQAAPFARYFLNSAVVAVVTTAGQLVVSAMAAYAFARLDFYLREPLFALFLGTMMIPEPLRLVPNFLVLSRLGWIDTYLALTVPWMISVFSIFLLRQFFQTIPQELEDAAAVDGCPRWRFLTQILVPLARPAVLTAGLFTFIGSWNAFLWPLIVTNRETMRPIQVGVATFFQEYGTLPNLAMAASTMAVAPVLLFFFLVQRQFIEGIIRTGLKG from the coding sequence GTGAAGCGCCGTGACGACTTCGTGCGATACGCCGTGCAGGTGGCGCTGGTGGCGGGCGCCGTGCTGGTCGCGGTGCCCTTCCTGTGGATGCTCGTCACCTCCCTCAAGGAGCCGGACCAGGTCTTCACCCAGCCCATCCACTGGGTCCCGCACCCCGTGCGCTGGCGAAACTACGTGGAGGCGTGGCAGGCGGCGCCGTTCGCCCGGTACTTCCTCAACAGCGCGGTGGTGGCGGTGGTCACGACGGCCGGCCAGCTCGTCGTTTCGGCGATGGCGGCGTACGCCTTCGCCCGGCTCGACTTCTACTTGCGTGAACCGCTGTTCGCGCTCTTCCTGGGCACCATGATGATTCCCGAGCCGCTGCGGCTCGTCCCCAACTTCCTGGTGCTGTCGCGCCTCGGCTGGATCGACACGTACCTGGCGCTCACGGTGCCGTGGATGATCAGCGTGTTCTCCATCTTCCTGTTGCGCCAGTTCTTCCAGACCATTCCCCAGGAACTCGAGGACGCCGCGGCCGTGGACGGCTGCCCGCGCTGGCGCTTCCTCACTCAGATCCTGGTGCCGCTGGCCAGGCCTGCCGTGCTGACCGCAGGCCTCTTCACCTTCATCGGGAGCTGGAACGCGTTCTTGTGGCCCCTCATCGTCACCAACCGGGAGACGATGCGGCCCATCCAGGTGGGGGTCGCGACCTTCTTCCAGGAGTACGGCACGCTGCCCAATCTGGCCATGGCCGCCTCGACGATGGCGGTGGCGCCGGTGCTCCTCTTCTTCTTCCTGGTGCAGCGGCAGTTCATCGAGGGTATCATCCGGACGGGTTTGAAGGGATGA